One segment of Trichlorobacter ammonificans DNA contains the following:
- a CDS encoding sigma-54 interaction domain-containing protein, with translation MSQYTMSDTYRSILESIGEGIIFADQDDRLTYINQMAATIRGIKAENFIGRSILAVHSPKSSERIKQLLLELRAGTITQSRRVIEVRGKYFENTYYPVRRQDGSYRGTLLVSRDVTEKTQLLAENQSLKQSTGSRCCGLEGFVSISPAMLPVFQLVGAASPIDSTVLITGESGTGKELVASAIHRNSKRCSRQMVAVNCAALPDNLVESELFGYARGAFTGAVSSHRGKFEQADGSTIFLDEVADLPLPAQAKLLRVLQDKAVVRLGSEKQIKVDVRIIAATNRDLTAMVAAGSFREDLFYRLNVISVRIPPLRERREDILPLAEYFVGWFTQHMEKSIQGLCEGTRSLLLAHDYPGNVRELENAMEHAVALCQGNCIAPQDLPDAFIAARSDGLHQDFPHPLAEGGTTSLFRTREQYERQVILEALERTGGRKAEAAKLLNISRKTLWEKLKQLQ, from the coding sequence ATGTCTCAGTACACCATGTCAGACACCTATCGGTCCATTCTGGAAAGTATCGGCGAGGGGATCATTTTTGCCGACCAGGATGATCGCCTGACCTACATAAACCAGATGGCCGCCACCATTCGCGGCATCAAGGCGGAAAACTTCATCGGCCGCTCCATCCTCGCCGTTCACTCTCCCAAATCGTCGGAGCGGATCAAGCAATTGCTGCTGGAGTTGCGGGCCGGCACCATCACCCAATCCCGCCGGGTCATCGAAGTCAGGGGGAAATATTTCGAAAACACCTATTACCCGGTGCGACGTCAGGATGGCAGCTATCGCGGCACCCTGTTGGTCAGCCGGGACGTGACAGAAAAGACCCAGCTCCTCGCGGAAAACCAGTCCCTCAAACAATCCACCGGCAGCCGTTGCTGCGGCCTGGAGGGGTTCGTCAGCATCAGCCCGGCCATGTTGCCGGTCTTCCAGCTGGTGGGAGCTGCCTCGCCCATCGACTCTACCGTGCTGATTACCGGCGAGTCCGGCACCGGCAAGGAACTGGTAGCCTCTGCCATCCACCGCAACAGCAAGCGCTGCAGCCGACAGATGGTGGCGGTCAACTGCGCGGCCCTGCCCGACAATCTGGTGGAGTCGGAGCTGTTCGGCTATGCCCGCGGCGCCTTTACCGGTGCCGTCTCCAGCCATCGCGGCAAATTCGAGCAGGCCGACGGCAGTACCATTTTTCTCGACGAAGTTGCCGATCTCCCCCTGCCCGCCCAGGCGAAACTATTGCGAGTGCTGCAGGACAAGGCCGTCGTCCGGCTGGGCAGCGAAAAGCAGATCAAGGTGGATGTCCGGATCATTGCGGCTACCAACCGGGATTTGACCGCCATGGTGGCGGCGGGCAGCTTCCGCGAAGACCTTTTCTACCGGCTGAACGTTATTTCAGTACGTATCCCCCCCCTGCGGGAACGGCGCGAGGATATCCTCCCCCTGGCGGAGTATTTCGTCGGCTGGTTTACCCAGCATATGGAAAAATCAATCCAGGGGCTCTGCGAAGGGACCCGCTCCCTGCTGCTGGCCCATGACTACCCCGGCAACGTCCGGGAACTGGAAAACGCCATGGAGCATGCCGTTGCCCTCTGTCAGGGGAACTGCATCGCGCCCCAGGATCTTCCCGACGCCTTCATTGCCGCCCGCAGCGATGGCCTGCATCAGGACTTCCCCCACCCCCTTGCCGAAGGGGGGACAACCTCTCTGTTTCGCACCCGGGAGCAGTACGAACGCCAGGTTATCCTCGAGGCACTGGAGCGGACCGGCGGCCGCAAGGCGGAAGCCGCGAAGCTGCTCAACATCTCCCGCAAAACGCTTTGGGAAAAATTAAAACAGTTGCAGTAA
- the prmC gene encoding peptide chain release factor N(5)-glutamine methyltransferase: MPDTPDIWTTLKVLTWTTGYLTEKGVENARREAEWLLCAATGLDRVGLYLNFDKPLSGDELATARALVSRRGRREPLQHILGTQEFDGLSFAVTPDVLIPRHDTETLVEQVLLRVPGARSILDIGTGSGCIAVSLAKRLPEAAVTAVDISPDALAVARHNAAQHGTAVEFLQGSLFQPVAGRSFDLIVSNPPYIPSTDLEGLQPEVRNFEPRLALDGGPDGLDAYRQIVADAPQHLTRGGWLLLEVGAGQATDVTVLLAESGFAATIVATDPAGIERVVGGRHGSD; this comes from the coding sequence ATGCCCGACACACCCGACATCTGGACCACCCTGAAGGTCCTCACCTGGACCACCGGCTACCTCACGGAAAAGGGTGTTGAAAATGCCCGGCGGGAGGCGGAGTGGCTGCTCTGCGCCGCCACCGGTCTGGACCGGGTGGGGCTCTACCTCAACTTCGACAAGCCGCTGAGCGGTGACGAACTGGCTACGGCCCGTGCCCTGGTTTCCCGCCGGGGACGGCGGGAGCCGCTTCAGCATATCCTGGGCACCCAGGAGTTCGACGGTCTCTCCTTTGCCGTCACCCCCGACGTCCTGATCCCCCGCCACGACACCGAAACCCTGGTTGAGCAGGTACTCCTTCGCGTCCCCGGCGCCCGGTCCATCCTGGATATCGGCACCGGCTCCGGCTGCATCGCCGTCTCCCTGGCCAAGCGGTTGCCGGAAGCTGCCGTAACGGCGGTGGACATCTCCCCGGACGCCCTGGCCGTGGCCCGGCATAACGCCGCACAGCACGGCACTGCCGTGGAGTTCCTGCAGGGCTCCCTTTTCCAGCCGGTTGCGGGCCGCAGCTTCGACCTGATCGTGAGTAACCCCCCCTACATCCCCAGCACCGACCTGGAAGGGCTTCAGCCCGAGGTACGGAATTTCGAGCCCCGCCTGGCCCTGGACGGCGGACCGGACGGCCTTGACGCCTACCGACAGATCGTCGCCGACGCGCCGCAGCACCTTACCCGCGGCGGCTGGCTACTGCTGGAGGTGGGGGCCGGTCAGGCGACGGATGTTACCGTGCTGCTGGCGGAATCCGGTTTTGCTGCTACTATTGTCGCAACGGACCCGGCAGGGATCGAGCGGGTCGTGGGAGGACGTCATGGATCGGACTGA
- a CDS encoding chaperone NapD has product MPISGVVVKCTPGTEASVAEHARHCAGVEVHAALPDGQVVAVIEGDTVKQGAERAMRLQEIEGVISVQVAYHNFEDATTEQGGGYGIDEA; this is encoded by the coding sequence ATGCCGATTTCCGGCGTTGTCGTGAAGTGCACTCCCGGAACCGAAGCCTCGGTAGCCGAACACGCGCGGCACTGTGCCGGCGTCGAGGTCCATGCGGCCCTGCCCGACGGGCAGGTGGTAGCAGTCATCGAGGGTGATACCGTCAAGCAGGGGGCCGAGCGGGCCATGCGCCTCCAGGAGATCGAAGGCGTCATATCGGTCCAGGTGGCCTACCATAATTTTGAAGACGCAACCACAGAACAAGGAGGCGGGTATGGAATTGACGAGGCGTGA
- a CDS encoding hypoxanthine-guanine phosphoribosyltransferase → MDRTEALRVFEEADCLADRQAVGEAIGRMAEGITARIGKLNPVIFCVMNGGLIVTGQLLPLLPFPLETGYLHATRYGRELTGGDLEWLVPPRLDLVGRTVLLVDDILDEGVTLKALTDECLNRGAREVLTAVLVEKQHDRKIVPGYRADFAGLAIPDRFVFGYGLDYDGIWRNAPGIYAVKGL, encoded by the coding sequence ATGGATCGGACTGAGGCGTTGCGGGTCTTTGAAGAGGCCGACTGCCTGGCCGACCGGCAAGCGGTCGGGGAAGCCATCGGCCGGATGGCGGAAGGGATCACGGCACGGATCGGCAAGCTCAACCCGGTCATCTTCTGCGTCATGAACGGCGGTCTGATCGTAACCGGTCAACTGCTCCCCCTGCTCCCTTTTCCCCTGGAGACCGGCTACCTGCACGCCACCCGCTACGGCCGGGAGCTGACCGGCGGCGACTTGGAGTGGCTGGTGCCGCCCCGTCTCGACCTCGTTGGCCGGACCGTGCTGCTGGTTGACGATATCCTCGACGAAGGGGTAACCCTGAAAGCACTGACTGACGAATGTCTGAACCGCGGCGCCCGCGAGGTGCTGACCGCGGTGCTGGTCGAAAAGCAGCACGACCGCAAGATCGTACCGGGCTACCGGGCTGATTTCGCCGGCCTGGCGATACCGGATCGCTTTGTCTTCGGTTACGGCCTGGATTACGATGGGATCTGGCGGAATGCGCCGGGTATCTACGCGGTCAAGGGGCTATAG
- a CDS encoding methyl-accepting chemotaxis protein — protein sequence MLKNLTIRTKLLLLLLLPILGLVFFSGREVLDKYRTLTNLRQTERLVALSVKVGALVHELQKERGLSSGYINAKGARFREDLQRQRKLSDDQFRQLAEVLLAHPDTARVVKASLDAAAKHQEKLADIRSRVDALNIDGKDSFAFYTAINYSYLDVVAAVGRNSREPELMRAAISYFALSKVKEEMGKERATLNAVIAADRFSDETYQRTFAILSAQKSFLEGFKKFGSDAAVTAYDAKAGSPQFKKVEELSAAVIGRGMAGGFGMAPETWFTAITAKIDQVKEIEDALAREIMARAGELAAQARLALILSACFSLAMGALTLVFTFVIVRSITTPLNRLVEMLQDIAQGEGDLTCRLEADRTDEFGEVSRWFNRFVDNIHSIISRASSTTVQVATASNQLQGTAVQIATAAEEVASQSATVATASEEMSATSNDISRNCSMASDVANQASHNAHNGAVVVQETIAGMQLIADRVRESAHTVEALGARSDQIGAIVGTIEEIADQTNLLALNAAIEAARAGEQGRGFAVVADEVRALAERTTRATREIGEMIKAIQQETAGAVSSMEQGVREVEKGMDSSRRSGEALQQILEGINEVTMQVHQIATAAEEQTAVTGEISTNIHQITDVVHETANGAHETAEAAASLARLAKDLEALVGRFKL from the coding sequence ATGCTGAAAAATCTGACGATCCGAACCAAACTGCTCCTGCTGCTCCTGCTGCCCATCCTGGGGCTGGTCTTTTTTTCCGGCCGGGAGGTGCTGGATAAGTACCGGACCCTGACGAACCTGCGGCAGACCGAGCGGTTGGTGGCCCTTTCCGTGAAGGTGGGGGCGCTGGTCCACGAACTGCAGAAGGAGCGAGGCCTTTCCTCCGGTTACATCAACGCGAAAGGAGCGCGGTTCAGGGAGGATTTGCAACGCCAGCGCAAGCTGTCTGATGACCAGTTCCGGCAACTGGCCGAGGTTCTGCTGGCCCATCCCGATACTGCCCGGGTTGTGAAGGCATCACTTGATGCCGCCGCGAAGCACCAGGAAAAGCTGGCCGACATTCGCAGCAGGGTGGACGCACTGAATATTGACGGCAAGGATTCCTTCGCCTTTTACACTGCCATTAACTATTCCTACCTGGATGTGGTTGCCGCGGTGGGACGTAACAGCAGGGAGCCCGAACTGATGCGGGCCGCCATCTCTTACTTTGCCCTGTCCAAGGTGAAGGAGGAGATGGGCAAGGAGCGGGCAACACTGAATGCCGTGATTGCGGCGGACCGTTTCAGCGATGAAACCTACCAGCGCACCTTCGCCATTCTTTCTGCGCAGAAGAGTTTTCTGGAAGGGTTCAAAAAGTTCGGTTCCGATGCTGCGGTGACAGCCTACGATGCCAAGGCCGGCTCTCCGCAATTCAAGAAGGTCGAGGAGTTGAGCGCGGCCGTCATCGGCCGGGGGATGGCCGGAGGCTTTGGCATGGCTCCCGAGACCTGGTTCACCGCCATCACCGCCAAGATTGACCAAGTGAAGGAGATTGAGGATGCCCTGGCCAGGGAGATCATGGCCCGGGCCGGAGAGCTTGCCGCCCAGGCCCGGCTCGCCCTGATTCTGAGTGCGTGCTTTTCCCTGGCAATGGGTGCCCTGACGCTGGTCTTCACGTTTGTGATCGTGCGCAGCATCACCACGCCGCTGAACCGCCTGGTGGAGATGCTGCAGGATATTGCTCAGGGGGAAGGGGACCTGACCTGTCGTCTGGAGGCGGACCGCACCGATGAGTTTGGCGAGGTGAGCCGCTGGTTCAACCGGTTTGTGGACAACATCCACTCCATCATTTCCCGGGCCTCCAGCACCACGGTCCAGGTGGCCACCGCCTCCAACCAGTTGCAGGGTACTGCCGTCCAGATTGCCACCGCCGCCGAGGAAGTGGCCTCCCAGTCAGCCACGGTGGCTACCGCCAGCGAAGAGATGTCCGCCACCTCCAATGACATTTCCCGCAACTGCTCCATGGCCTCCGACGTTGCCAACCAAGCGTCCCACAACGCCCATAACGGTGCCGTCGTGGTACAGGAAACCATTGCCGGTATGCAACTGATTGCGGACCGGGTGCGGGAGTCGGCCCATACGGTTGAGGCGCTGGGTGCCCGTTCCGACCAGATTGGCGCCATTGTCGGCACCATCGAGGAGATTGCCGACCAGACCAACCTGCTGGCTTTGAACGCCGCCATTGAAGCGGCCCGGGCCGGTGAGCAGGGACGGGGCTTTGCGGTGGTGGCCGATGAAGTGCGGGCCCTGGCGGAGCGGACCACGCGGGCTACCCGGGAGATCGGCGAGATGATCAAGGCGATCCAGCAGGAGACCGCCGGCGCTGTTTCCTCCATGGAACAGGGGGTGCGGGAGGTGGAAAAGGGGATGGACAGCTCCCGCCGTTCCGGTGAAGCACTGCAGCAGATTCTGGAAGGGATCAACGAGGTGACCATGCAGGTGCACCAGATCGCCACCGCCGCCGAGGAGCAGACCGCGGTCACCGGCGAAATTTCCACCAACATTCACCAGATCACCGACGTTGTCCACGAAACCGCCAACGGTGCCCATGAAACCGCCGAAGCGGCCGCCTCCCTGGCCAGGCTTGCCAAGGATCTGGAGGCGCTGGTGGGCAGGTTCAAGTTGTAA
- a CDS encoding peroxiredoxin, with amino-acid sequence MIRNLTDQPAPDFDLEGSDGRRHRLADYAGKRLIVFFYPRDNTPGCTREASSFRDLMPEFDRLDITLLGISRDSLASHGKFIEAHDLNMVLLSDPDTLVMKAYGAFGEKSMYGKTVSGVIRSTVFICPDGIVRKHWTTVSKAEQHPAQVLEYIKEYHCDRRG; translated from the coding sequence ATGATCAGAAACCTGACGGATCAACCAGCTCCTGATTTCGATCTTGAGGGAAGCGACGGCAGACGCCACCGTCTGGCTGACTATGCCGGCAAACGGCTGATCGTGTTTTTCTATCCCCGGGACAACACCCCGGGATGTACCAGGGAAGCCAGTAGTTTTCGTGACCTGATGCCGGAGTTCGATCGACTCGACATAACGCTGTTGGGAATCAGCAGGGATTCGCTGGCCTCCCATGGGAAATTCATCGAAGCCCATGATCTGAACATGGTGCTGCTCTCCGATCCGGATACCCTGGTCATGAAGGCCTATGGTGCGTTCGGTGAAAAGAGCATGTACGGTAAGACCGTGTCCGGGGTGATCCGTTCGACGGTGTTTATCTGCCCCGACGGCATCGTCAGGAAACACTGGACCACGGTTTCAAAAGCCGAACAGCATCCAGCTCAAGTTCTTGAGTATATTAAAGAATATCATTGTGATAGGAGGGGTTGA
- a CDS encoding ferritin family protein gives MSFITLKQVVDFAVEREEIAYQLYKRAAELTESPAARKLFAELATEEATHKEVFSRIDPDKIAEHNSCALPEATIGRYLREVPFHPQMNYQEILTFALKAEEEAYQLYKAAAGMTEDPVLQKTLLTFAEVELGHRRKIEGLYNEKVMTEG, from the coding sequence ATGAGCTTCATAACACTGAAGCAGGTTGTTGATTTTGCTGTTGAGCGAGAGGAAATTGCCTACCAGCTGTACAAACGGGCCGCAGAGCTGACCGAGAGTCCCGCTGCCCGCAAGCTGTTTGCGGAGCTGGCAACCGAAGAGGCGACCCATAAGGAGGTGTTTTCACGCATCGATCCGGACAAGATTGCCGAGCACAACAGTTGTGCCCTGCCGGAGGCGACCATTGGCCGCTACCTGCGGGAGGTGCCGTTTCATCCGCAGATGAACTACCAGGAAATCCTCACCTTTGCGCTGAAAGCCGAGGAAGAGGCCTACCAGTTGTACAAGGCCGCCGCCGGCATGACCGAGGATCCGGTGCTGCAAAAGACCCTGCTCACCTTTGCCGAGGTTGAGCTGGGACATCGTCGCAAGATCGAGGGACTGTACAATGAGAAGGTGATGACCGAAGGCTAG